A window from Theobroma cacao cultivar B97-61/B2 chromosome 3, Criollo_cocoa_genome_V2, whole genome shotgun sequence encodes these proteins:
- the LOC18604774 gene encoding uncharacterized protein LOC18604774, translating into MKVEAIIDIPATPKINEIESVSTRRHSTGKVIMPSGGVTAISRYLRTSQGSCHDICKYGTRCNLETESKSRRSSMPKIITAKRGAGQTMERTESKLGERRKKSEVSLKLSPDFNIEEPEYPVVIKSAQRQGGRHVENTETNLTDRKKSEINLKPSDDTNQKPGYSVVSLKPSPDDLVDIKTIAEEGEVPDEENAETKLSKGDKKPDVSQKPSPDSKSQKPVDPDRIEREVSSWSNKEIVSQKQVPLLLRETDFAVAHARDSKLKPQSKPYSPLKQACSSGKQNLEGSKSKETNVMSMTSLGVSGGRNKGEMTISEGMRNFMIGEKKNVVPSSVSLSPKKSSTSVSSMNARKKKSRGVCRSKKQENSKKIKPEKSCGKDGIGSKNLTGVSHLTDQENVQKSYSKQTSISDIPEKTLYIIESNPENKPAKSLQSSFHVSDLSTMPSSFSKDKSVKHTRNGIPTGQSPQSYEKKNMIYRPKGIHACGLPPSLSLLPGKKGLTSIPYGLNVTQPSLTSSLSLASSKSIHSDDSSEHDEVAAKKQKSSSKMMCKGRPKRALVTTLNDRHLQGEKLNFQRGKVIEVPLEDCTSRRLAFKRRMLADNRNDDNQIGEVEDCTPRRLKFRQRVLIDNRNGDNQNGRCEEFTPRRLKFRRRALVDNGNSDNQNGRGEDYTPRKLKFRPRVLGDNKNGNILNSECYTSKNKSVGKEADIGQEVQSDKISLRHNDVKEKKNSGILYNNMIEETASRLVRTKSSKVKALVSAFESVISLLDTSFSETNNICGVTEGL; encoded by the coding sequence ATGAAGGTAGAAGCTATAATTGATATCCCAGCTACCCCAAAGATAAATGAGATTGAAAGTGTTTCCACAAGGAGGCACTCTACTGGGAAGGTTATCATGCCAAGTGGTGGAGTAACAGCTATTTCACGTTATCTCAGAACTTCACAGGGTTCTTGCCATGACATTTGCAAATATGGAACAAGGTGTAATCTTGAAACAGAGTCAAAGAGTCGAAGGAGTTCTATGCCTAAAATTATTACAGCAAAGCGAGGTGCAGGCCAAACTATGGAAAGAACTGAAAGTAAATTGGGGGAGAGAAGGAAGAAATCAGAAGTTAGTCTTAAGCTTTCTCCTGATTTCAATATCGAGGAACCTGAATATCCTGTTGTCATTAAGAGTGCACAAAGACAAGGAGGACGCCATGTGGAAAACACTGAAACAAATTTAACAGATAGAAAGAAATCAGAAATTAATCTCAAGCCTTCTGATGATACCAACCAGAAACCAGGCTATTCTGTTGTCAGTCTTAAGCCCTCTCCTGATGATCTGGTTGACATCAAAACTATAGCAGAAGAAGGTGAAGTCCCAGATGAAGAAAATGCAGAAACTAAATTATCAAAAGGGGATAAGAAACCAGATGTTAGTCAGAAGCCTTCTCCTGATTCCAAAAGCCAGAAACCTGTTGATCCTGATCGCATTGAAAGGGAAGTATCATCATGGAGCAATAAAGAAATTGTCTCACAAAAGCAAGTGCCATTACTTCTCAGGGAAACTGATTTTGCAGTTGCACATGCAAGAGACTCAAAGCTGAAGCCCCAATCAAAGCCATATTCTCCTCTAAAACAGGCATGTTCGAGTGGCAAACAGAACCTTGAAGGCAGCAAAAGCAAGGAAACAAATGTTATGTCCATGACTTCATTAGGAGTTTCAGGTGGCAGAAATAAAGGTGAAATGACAATAAGTGAAGGAATGAGAAACTTTATGATTGGTGAGAAGAAAAATGTAGTGCCATCATCTGTTTCCTTGTCTCCCAAAAAATCCAGTACCAGTGTTTCAAGCATGAATGCCAGAAAAAAGAAGTCAAGAGGAGTTTGTCGTTCAAAGAAGCAGGagaattcaaagaaaattaagcCTGAGAAGTCCTGCGGTAAGGATGGAATAGGGTCCAAGAACCTAACAGGAGTTTCTCATTTGACAGATCAAGAGAATGTTCAGAAATCTTATTCTAAGCAAACGAGCATTTCAGATATTCCTGAGAAGACTTTGTACATAATTGAGTCAAATCCTGAGAACAAGCCTGCAAAATCCCTTCAAAGTAGTTTTCATGTCAGTGATTTGTCCACAATGCCATCTTCATTTTCTAAGGACAAGAGCGTGAAACACACTCGAAACGGAATTCCTACAGGCCAATCTCCCCAATCATATGAGAAGAAGAACATGATATACAGGCCAAAAGGAATTCATGCCTGTGGATTGCCTCCATCCTTGTCCTTACTTCCTGGTAAGAAAGGCTTGACATCCATTCCATATGGATTGAATGTCACTCAACCATCTTTAACTTCTTCGTTGTCATTGGCATCATCCAAGTCTATCCATAGTGATGACTCATCTGAACATGATGAAGTGGCtgcaaaaaagcaaaaaagcaGCTCAAAAATGATGTGCAAGGGTAGACCTAAAAGGGCTTTGGTAACCACTTTAAATGATAGACATTTGCAAGGTGAAAAGCTGAATTTTCAGAGAGGAAAGGTGATTGAAGTTCCGCTTGAGGATTGCACTTCAAGGAGACTTGCATTTAAGCGAAGAATGCTCGCTGACAACAGAAATGATGATAACCAAATAGGCGAAGTTGAGGACTGTACTCCAAGGAGACTCAAGTTCAGGCAAAGAGTGCTCATTGACAACAGAAATGGTGATAACCAAAATGGTAGATGTGAGGAGTTTACTCCAAGAAGACTCAAGTTCAGGAGGAGAGCTCTTGTTGACAATGGAAATTCTGATAACCAAAATGGTAGAGGTGAGGACTATACCCCAAGGAAACTTAAGTTCAGGCCAAGAGTGCTTGGTGACAACAAAAATGGTAATATCCTAAATAGTGAATGTTACACAAGCAAGAACAAATCTGTAGGAAAAGAAGCTGATATTGGCCAGGAAGTCCAATCTGACAAAATTTCTTTGAGACACAATGATgttaaagagaagaaaaattcaGGGATTTTGTACAACAATATGATTGAAGAGACTGCAAGTAGGCTTGTGAGGACCAAGTCGAGCAAGGTGAAGGCTTTGGTTAGTGCTTTTGAATCTGTCATCTCTCTTCTGGATACTAGTTTCTCAGAAACTAATAACATATGCGGAGTTACTGAAGGTCTTTGA